TTTTATAAAAACTCAGGTCACAGGACGCAAAGGCAACATAAAATATATTTCAATTGCAGCTTCTCCCATATTTGATACCCGAGGAAATCTTATCGGTGCCCTGACAACTGTAATGGATTTCACTAATATTAAAACAAAAGAAGATTTCATTATCGCCCAGAACGAAAAAATTGCCAAAGGCGTTGCCGATGCCAGCAAGGTGGCCGAAAAACTGGCTGATACATCTGAAAGCATAACCAAAGAAGTCAACCTCTCCAGCGAAGGAATACAGGAACAGCGCGAGATGACGGAAGAAGTGGCAACAGCCATGGGTGAAATGAATGCTTCCATTATGGATGTTTCAAGAAGTGCAAGTGATGCCGCTGGAATGGCCCGGCAGACACAGGATACCGCTCTGACAGGAGCCGGACTTGTAAAAAATGTTATTGAAGTGATGAGTGAAGTAAACGGCAATGCAGGTCACCTGAAAACAGAAATGGGAACCCTTGATACGCAAAGCAAGGGAATAACATCCATTATGCAGGTTATTTCAGATATTGCCGACCAGACCAACCTGCTGGCCCTTAATGCGGCCATTGAAGCAGCCCGAGCCGGTGACGCCGGTAGAGGTTTTGCCGTTGTTGCAGATGAAGTCCGCAAGCTTGCTGAAAAAACAATGATCGCTACAGGTGATGTTGAAAAATACATTTCAGCGATACAGGGTAGTTCCGAAAACAGTGCTCAAGCTACAGACAGCACTCTCGAAAGCATATCCAAAGCAACTGAAATTTGTAATGAAGCCGGCAAGGCACTTGAAAGCATTCTCGGATTTTCAAAACAGACGGCTGATCAGGTTGAAAGCATTGCAACAGCAGCAGAACAACAATCAGCGGCAAGTGAAGAAATCAATAATGCAATTGAATCTGTAAATGATATTACAAGGCAGACAGATACTTCAATGCAGGATGTTGCAGGTTCAGTACAGAATCTTGCACGCCTTGCAACTGAGCTGGACAGCTTCATGCTTAAGATGCAGGAAGAGGAAGAAAAGCTTTAAATATATAATTTGTTCACCATAAAATCAGCCCGTCCATGTTATATAACATAGGCGGGCTGATTTTTTTCTGAGTGACAGATTTGTTTCAATACAACGTCAATCAGATATAATAAACATTCAATATATTATTTACTTGCAACAACAGCAGCTTTTTTCTCTGCCTTAGAGGCAAAAGCCTTATCCCAAAGATATTTGGTGCCGGAAGCAACTCCAACAATTCCAAGCAGACCTACAACGCCCCCAATACCGGCAGCACC
Above is a window of Maridesulfovibrio bastinii DSM 16055 DNA encoding:
- a CDS encoding methyl-accepting chemotaxis protein, which codes for MTKRLFSILFVVIAILAFELLIIKDPILALSSQIAAILILIALGLLVRKRVILPIKELKEKIDRISNHDFSLTPQTNCSCELGELSCSIDKLNDMLNENVGMNESMLKSIMTPMAMVDAHGIIGWINTSMIRLVEEEGDPEKFLGSDFSIFFYGEKTDTIVNKCIQEQKQHFIKTQVTGRKGNIKYISIAASPIFDTRGNLIGALTTVMDFTNIKTKEDFIIAQNEKIAKGVADASKVAEKLADTSESITKEVNLSSEGIQEQREMTEEVATAMGEMNASIMDVSRSASDAAGMARQTQDTALTGAGLVKNVIEVMSEVNGNAGHLKTEMGTLDTQSKGITSIMQVISDIADQTNLLALNAAIEAARAGDAGRGFAVVADEVRKLAEKTMIATGDVEKYISAIQGSSENSAQATDSTLESISKATEICNEAGKALESILGFSKQTADQVESIATAAEQQSAASEEINNAIESVNDITRQTDTSMQDVAGSVQNLARLATELDSFMLKMQEEEEKL